In Methanomicrobia archaeon, the following are encoded in one genomic region:
- a CDS encoding tetratricopeptide repeat protein — MGAYYDLYDAVFAKHSSRSTNILKRQLKQLIERDPDYLDPYLLLCDLFRDEDNLLEAERTLNAAYERALNLITDTNGNWPDVLEWVWLENRHIIRTILRKAVALWISEKTGSALDLLRQLLKTNPGDNVGARNYILAIRMGMRFDEFETRFNKGGYYDSDMVNWFEANYKKFPDEFEWWDKETEQYT, encoded by the coding sequence ATGGGTGCGTATTATGACTTATATGATGCGGTATTCGCGAAACACAGTAGTCGCAGCACCAACATACTAAAACGACAGTTGAAACAGTTAATAGAGCGCGATCCCGATTACTTGGATCCCTATTTGCTCCTTTGTGACCTATTCCGCGATGAAGACAATCTGCTGGAGGCTGAGCGGACATTAAACGCGGCTTATGAACGCGCGCTGAATCTTATAACTGATACAAACGGCAACTGGCCTGATGTGTTAGAATGGGTTTGGCTTGAGAATCGGCATATTATAAGAACCATATTGCGCAAAGCGGTGGCTTTGTGGATAAGCGAAAAAACGGGCAGCGCGTTAGATCTATTGAGACAACTGCTGAAGACCAATCCAGGCGACAATGTGGGTGCACGCAATTACATATTAGCGATCAGAATGGGTATGCGTTTTGATGAGTTTGAGACGCGTTTCAACAAAGGTGGTTATTATGATTCTGATATGGTAAACTGGTTTGAAGCGAATTATAAGAAATTCCCTGACGAGTTTGAGTGGTGGGACAAAGAGACGGAGCAGTACACGTAA